AAACGTAGGTTGAGATGAATTTCAAGAACTCGGAGTCAGGGATTGGGACTTTAACTTAATTAGTTATAGTCTTTTTTATTCTTTGTCAATTTTGTAATGTCATAGAACTTAACTGTAAAAGTGATAGCGTAACTAAATGATCAATAGCCGTTTAGCCTTTAGATTTTCATTGAACTAATGATAATCCTTTAACCCAACTTTCATATCATATCATACTATGAAAATGACCAACCACCCTTTTTCCCAAGATCCTAAGATCTTTGTTTTCACACTTGTTTAATATGTCTTCTAATGTCGGCCATTTTTTTGTTTAAAATCATTATAAAACAGAAGTGTTATGTAGAGTATATGCCGAATAAAGTCATATTTGTCAATATGTAATAGCTAGGTTAGCTATGTATCACTATAAATATTGTACGTAAGTTATCTAATGAATTATTCAGCCCACAATATTATATGGTATCAGAGTAACATCCCTAGGGATCTGAAATTTTTTAAGCCGCCACTCCCTTTTTCAAAACTTCTTCTTCCCCAACCGCCATTCATGTCGCAGTCACCGGCTTCCTCCACTGAAACCATTGTGGTCTCTGAAACAAAGACCCTTCTCAACGTTAACATGACAAACGTTACAAAGCTTACGGCTTCAAACTTCCTGATGTGGTCTCGCCAGGTCTCAGCCTTGCTTGATGGCTACGATCTTGCGGGCTATCTCGATGGCTCTGTCATCATCCCACCAGAAACCATCAACACCGATGGTGTTCTCACAGCAAATCCGGCGTATACGATCTGGAAACGTCAGGACAAGCTCGTTTACAGCGCTTTACTTGGCGCCATCACTGTATCGATTCAACCGATACTCTCCACCACGACCACTTCCTCGCAGATTTGGGAAATACTGTCGGCTACGTACGCAAAGCCCAGCAGAGGACACGTCAAACAACTCCGGGAGCAGATCAAACATTGGGAGAAAGGTACCAAAACCATTGATGAGTATGTACAAGGTTTCACTACCCGATTTGATCAAGTTGCGTTACTGGGAAAACCTTATGATCTGGAGGATCAAATTGAACATATCTTGGAGGGCTTAACCGAGGAGTACAAGCAACTTGTAGATCAAATCGAAAGTCGTGACTCCACTCCCACCGTTGCTGAACTTCACGAGAAACTCTTAAACTATGAAGCTAAACTCCAAAGCAAGACCCCTCCCACAGTACAGATAACTGCTAATGTTGTCTCGCACCGCTCATCCTCTGGCCACAGCAACAATCGCCACAACTCCAATGGCAACCGCAACAACAACAACCGCAACACTCAATCGTGGCAAACCAACAGTAGTTTTCCTCCCTCCGATCAGCCAACTCGTGGCTATCAAGGCCGTTGCCAGCTTTGTGGGGTTCACGGTCACAGTGCACGTCGATGCTCCCAACTCCAGAGCTCACAAAATCAGTTCAACCCCACTACGCGCAACTCCTCTCCTCAGCCCCACTTCTGGCAGCCGAGAGCTAACTTTGTCGCTGCTCAACAATACAATCCAAATAATTGGATCTTGGACAGTGGAGCCACGCACCATCTCACCACTGACCTCAACAACTTAGCGCTGCATCAGCCCTATACCGGCGGCGAAGAGGTCACTATCGCAGACGGCTCCGGTCTTCCCATCTCGCATACTGGTTCTACTTATCTCAAAACGCCCTCAAATTCTTTCACCTTGAATGATGTTTTATATGTTCCTAATTTACACAAGAATCTTATCTCTGTTTACCGCTTATGCAATACTAATAATGTGTCCGTTGAATTCTTTCCTGCACACTTTCAGGTGAAGGATCTCAGCACGGGGGACAGATTACTCCAAGGCAGAACTAGAGACGAGTTGTACGAGTGGCCGGTTACAAACCAAAACATCATTTCCCTCTTTGCTTTACCATCACCAAAAACAACCTACTCTTCCTGGCACTCCAGATTGGGCCACCCTTCTTTACCTATTTTGCAAACTCTTGTTTCTAAGTTTTCTTTGCCTTTGTCTTCTTCAGAAAAACAAAACCCATGTTCTCATTGTTTCATTAATAAAAGTCATAAACTTCTTTTTTATACAAACTCTATTACCTCAACCCAACCTCTCTAATACATCTATTCAAAGTCTGGTCATTTCTTATCACCTCCATTGATAATTTTAAATACTAACTAGTGTTGGTTGATCAATATACTCAGTACACATGGTGCTATCCATTGAAGCAAAAATCACAAGTTAAGCCGACATTCATCGCATTCAAAACACTGGTGGAAACACATTTTACAGCGAAAATCAGAAATTTTTACTCTGATAATGGTGGAGAGTTTGTGGCATTGCGCTCATAGCTTGCCGAACATGGCATCTCTCACTTCACTTCACCTCCATATACAGCAGAACACAATGGGATATCGAAGAGGAAACATCGTCACACCATCGAGACATGATTAACTCTCCTTCATCAGTCCTCTCTTCTGACATCGTATTGGGCATATGCTTTTGCGTCTGTCGTCTACCTAATCAACTGCCTACCTTCTCCTGTTACAGACGACCTCTCACCATTTGAAAATATCTTTTCCAAGTCGCCAAACTACTTGAAGCTACGAGTCTTTGGCTGCTTGTGGTTTCCCTGGCTTCAACCATATACCAAACATAAACTGGAGGATTGTTCGTTGCCATGTAGGGTTATTCACTCACACAAAGTGCATACTTGTGCTTTCATCTTCCTACTGGACGTCTCTATACATCTCGCCATATTAAGTTTCTTGAGAATCAATTTCCACATGCCTCTCCTCTTCAAACTCCAGAGGATGAACAAAACACATCACCACAAATTCCCATTCAAGTAACTCCGTCCACACTCGTACAACACACCTCAATGCCTTCCCCGAGCCAAAATCCTCACATGCAACAGTTGTCGACTACATCCTCTTCACATCTGTCCAGGCAATTCACACTCTGTCCAGGCAGAGCAGAATGACGAGGCTCAAGAAGTGCATAATTCATCGGACACATCATCAAGTAATTCTCAGCCGTCTACAGCAGGTAACTCTCAAACCCCTAATATGTTACTGCAGAGAATCCAAACCCATCGCCTTCAAACCATCAAAACCGAGAAATACCTCCACCTCCGCAAAACCAAACTCTCACAAATATTCACCAAATGCAAACTCGAGCAAAGAACCGAATCACTAAACCCACTAAAAAGCTCACCTCCTAGCTAAAACCTCTCCTCTAAAACCCATAATCCCGACCATTGTAGCTCAAGCTATGCGAGATGAGTATTGGTGACGTTCGATGAGTGATGATTATAATGCTCAGCTCGCAAATCACACCTTTGAGTTTGTTCCTCCCGAACCACATCAACATGTCAATGACACAAGGTGGATACATACCATAACATTTTTGCCTAACGGTTGTGTGGGAAGGTATAAATCATGGTGGATTGCACGAGGATACACACAACACTCATGTTGTTAAGTCTCTGGCAACCTCTCCGAAGCTCTCGCTTACCTCGGGTCAAGTGCTCGACAATCCGAAGGAGTATCGCATGGTGATCGATAGTCTGCAATACTTGGCTTTTACACGACCAGACATCGCCTACAGTGTTAACCGTCTCTCTCAGTTCATGCATCGTCCCACGGATGAACACTGGAAGGCCGCAAAACGCATTCTCCGATATCTTGCTGGTACTCTCTCAAATGGTATCTACATACGGAAACACTCGCCTCACACATTGCATGCGTATTCGGATGCGGACTGGGCTGGAGACAGCGACGACTATGTCTCCACCAACGCATTCATTGTCTATATGGGTTCTACGCCGATAGCATGGTCTTCTCGCAAGCAGACTGGAGTCGCGCGTTCCTCCACAGAAGCGGAGTATCGATCGGTGGCAAACACAGCAGCTGAGCTGCGTTGGGTTTGTTCTCTCCTTACTGAGCTTGGAGTTACTCTCACCAACACTCCGACTATATATTGTGATAATGTGGGCGCGACGTATCTTAGCGCCAACCCTGTGTTCCACTCTAGGATGAAGCATCTAGCACTTGATTTCCATTTTGTTCGTGGCAATGTTCAGTCTGGCACTCTCCGCGTTTCGCATGTCTCCACTAAAGATCAACTTGCCGATGCCCTTACGAAGCCGTTACCACGAGCAAGATTCAAAGAACTTATGGACAAGATTGGTGTGAGCAAACTCCCTCCATATTCATAACCACTTGAACCTGGTTCCAACTCTACAAGGGTTTTGAAAAGAGAGGGAGTTATAAACTAACTGATCACATCCTAACTCAGCAGATTCAGCCTTCAAGTAACAGAAGAGACAAATCTTATTATTCATGTTATATAAAAACAAAAACTGATTCAGCAAGCCTCTTAAACTTGATGCAATTACTATGATGTTCACTCTTAGTTAATCTAATTTCTTCTGATTTCTTCCATGCAAAGCCACATCGCGGTGGGTAAAGTTGTTTCTAGAGCTCTGTTTCCTGGCGATGGCTCGATATTCTGCCACCATCTTCTAGACCGTTCACCAATTGTTATGAAAAGTTTTCTAAGTTTAGATGGCGTTTCTTTTGTAACAGAAATGCAGGTTTGACTGAATGATTTGAGCTCTTCATCCGTGGCTGTAAAATGGCAAACGCATTCTCTGAACTGACTGATCCCGTGGACCAGGTATGCACTCTTCCACATGTTTGTGTCTTTTTGACTAACATTCTACATCGTAAATGATCTACTAGTTAACTTTGTGTACACTGGACCATAAAATATTAACTATTGATTTAAACTTTGGTAGAAGGCGCGGTTGGAAGAGCACCTAAGGCAGCATAACGCAAAGCGAGTAGCGACTGCACCTGACACTTCTGAAAGAAAGATAATGATGAAGACTTTCTCACTGCCTTGGAATAAGTAATGCCTCCAGCTTCTGGAATGGTACTTATATATTTATTCGTTCTTTCTTCTGTACGATTTGATTATTAGTATTGACGTTGGTGAATTTGAGCAAGTTCAAAAGCATGACCAAACTTGTATGCTCAGGTACTTATATTAGTTCACTCTTACTGTTTTTTTTTTGTTTCTCGTAAGGGCTTGGTATTGACAGGCTGGTAATGCTGTTGACAAACTCTGCGAGTATAAGAGACGTCATTGCGTTTCCTGTTCTGTAAGTTCAGCAGTAACACTTATGCCCAACGTGGTAAATGGTAATACATTGTTGTAGCTTTAGGATTCGTGTGTATTGTTTTGGTTATTTCTCAAGCCGAGGAAGTTGGAAGAAGCATGTGTAAATGATTCTATTCTTGATCAGTGCTTGAAATCAAAACAGATAGACAATAATACATACAAAATAAATAAATAAAACAGTTTTATCATGTTATTTGTGTTTCGCTCGTCCAGTTTATCATACAGTGGATGGTGATGCAACTTTTGTCACAAGTGTAGAACCATTATGTTGCCTCTAGCTTCTTATCATCATAAACTTGACACCAGTAAATGTCATGTGTATCTTCTCCATAGAAGATGAATAGATGATGCTTATCAAGCATGTAGATGTATGTATTAGACACGTGTCGAGGGTAGTGGAGAAACCACTCGTTATATTTTCTCGTTAGAAGAAGAAGCTTCACCCTCTCTTCTCTTAGATTTAGCTGATTTTCTAAATGATTCTGTGTGGACAAAACATGATCTCCTGTTGTTGTTTTTTTTTTTTTTTGATCTCCTGTTGTTTAGGTTAGGGACAAAGCTAAAAACAAAAGGAACTTTAATCATTATCCTACATTAATTGATTCGAATGTTGTTTACTTGTTTAATTAAATTACTATGATATACTTTATATTTTTGTTGGAAAATGACAAGCTAACGCCAATATTTATAAAGTCTAAACATGGATTATAAGAAGATTCGCTATTTTGGGGATAATAATGCTTTTAGGGTCTATCTTAGAGGTTGATGAGGTTACTTGTGGAATGTATCCAACCAATTATAAAATGACTGAGCCTACACAATAATAAGTAAATCTCACTCATGTGTGGGACAAGTTGAATGACTTTTGAGTTTGATTGATCTCGAGATCTAATGTCAGAACTCAGAAGCATCCAATGTCGCATCATTATTCTCTATATTGGCACATGCATTATATGCATCTACACACTTGGGTATTTGAATATACATATGAGTGATTTGCATAAATTTGGTAGACCTACATGACATCGTGAAGATATATAATTTAGATCATATCTGGATTTGTCAATTATAGAACTTATATATAAACTATTTTTGAACTGAACACATGGAATGACTTATTCCATTAAGCATTAATCATTTAGTTTGGCATGAGTTATCCAATATTAATATATATCTAAGAGTTGCAAGATACATATTATTTTATTGCATAATCTAATGTTCTGCAAGCAAAAATTTTAATCTACTGATTTGTACTAATTTCCTCTCCACATTTGCATCAGAATAATATTCTGAATTCAGAAAACTATTGAGAAATTATAACCAACATAGTTATTATCAAAACTAAAAAAAATGAGAATTATATAATAATTTTCATTTTAACCAACAAAATAATAGTTATCCCTTTTTTATTATTTGAGGAGCATTAAAAATAAATAATCTTTAGTTCATGTGTTTATTACAAGTGTGTCATTTCTTATGTGGCAACTCCACAAGCTTCCTCACTTATTCTATTTAAAACCCCTTTGTTAACTAGAGTAATTATACAACATGCCATTGATCAAAACATTATAATTACCTTAGTTTTGTCTACATTTGTCACATATATACGTTGATACGTATTACATCAAACCTTATCATTTATTTCTTGCGTTAGTTACCTTAACCGAAGTTCAAAGATTTTAAAATTAGACTGAAGTTTTTTCATTAATTTGTTTCAATACAAAAACATTACTGACATACGTAATGGTCTAATTTTTTATTCAAAATGAATATAGATGCGAAAAAATTAATGTGCGATTATCAATCAAAATTTGTTTTCTGAAAAATCCTAAAAAGTATTTGATGATCAATACGTGTTCAAGTGATTGATTTTCTTAAAAATGCGAAAAAATATTTGTTCNNNNNNNNNNNNNNNNNNNNNNNNNNNNNNNNNNNNNNNNNNNNNNNNNNNNNNNNNNNNNNNNNNNNNNNNNNNNNNNNNNNNNNNNNNNNNNNNNNNNNNNNNNNNNNNNNAAAACTAAGGTACAATACGATTTTCTGGTATACAATTATAAAAACTTACCTTAGGTGATCTTTCGTAATTAAGATTTTAACGCCAGCTTGCATAATGCAAATAATGGCGGAGCAAATTGCCCATGATTTAAACGTGATTTGAAAGGCGAAATTGATTGATGATTGGGAAAAAGGAAACTTCTAATAACTTTGATATATTTTTAAATTACAAATTTGGTAAATTGATGGTAATAATATGTGATTTGTGAGGACTTGACTTTTGTATATAAGGAACGTAGATTAAGGTTCAAATTATTGTAATCAATTAATATCGTGAACTTTCTTGAATTTGTTCAATTGCGATTGATAAAAGGAAGTTTGCATTAACTATTTACAATATTAAAGTAATTCTCGACTAAGATTGGAGCGCAAGTTATGTGTAATATTCGATTTAGTTACGGCCATTATTTTGAATCCATATGATCGACCCCATGGCGATTCCTTTTTAGTATAAATATACGGCTTCTATAATTCAGAAAACTCACCACACTTTTCTTCTCGATTTTGCTCATATCAAAACATTCTCTCAAGCAATCAAATGGCTAGCTTTAACTCTGTTTCCGATTTTTATACCATTCAAGACATTGTTTCTTTTATATTTTATTAGTTTATTGCTTATGTTTCATTTTATTTTATATTTATAATTTATTTTATGCAAGCAAATATACAATTTTTAAACAAAAATTCCGCAGCTTAATTTAGATTGATATACTAAATTTCGTCTAACTCTTACTTTATAACATATAATATTTCTTGCTATGATTTTAACTTTTATTATGTCTACAAATTAAAGTTGATAATATTTTGAAATCTATTTACTCCGCGCAGGGCGCGGATTATCACTTAATGTATTCTCTTGATAAAAGTATATAAGCACACAAAATATCTGATATTTGAGTTAGCTAAGCAGCCTGAGAAAATCATCTTCAATGTAAAATTCTATTTTTTCTTAAAAAATAAAATAAAATGGAATATGTAGTAAAAATGCATTTCTCATTTCGTAATGGATACGAAATAATACTCGACTTTTTTTTCCCTTGCTAGAGTTCGAAAAGTTGTGTCGACATACACATCACAATCGCATTCAAAATATGGTTTATTAAAATTTTAATTCTTATATATTTTGAAAAAAATAATGGAAATATCGGACTAAGGTTGTTGAATATTTAATCAGAAACGGCTGTGAAATCATTTATCATCAAGATTATAAAAATTGAAAATACATGGATAAATGCCTACCTTTGCAGGAATCTAAAAGTACAAATGATAGAAAAAATTAACTATATAAACAAAATATATATGCAGTTATATACAGTTTACATTCGTTTTTAACTACCAAAAAGTTAGTTATTATTTGTATTCTAGAATATTTATTAGACATAAATTTTTCGATATACTATCCATGACAGAGATTTAGCAAGGGAAGACTAGTTTATAAGTTAAAATTAAAAAAAAAAAAGACTTCACCTTTAGATGCACTTGAAAAAAGCAAATTGGAGGACAAACTTTATATTCTTCTTCTGATGTGAGTGAGTGAGAAGAACAAAAGGGTTTGAAATTTTCAAATTCCTCTGCTTTTTCCCATGGCTGATTGTTATCAACTGGAATCTATTCTTTTCCAATTGCTATTCTTTTGTCTCTTTCCTCATCTGATCAACTCTTAATTTATGTTCTTTGGATTCTCTCAGAGAGGATATTTATATATTGTGGTTATTAACTCTTCTTTGGAAACCCTTTTGCTCTGTTTTTGTTTTCAGAAATTAAAGATTGTTTTAAGGTTTTTTTCAATCTGGGCACATAAAGTTTGAAACTTTATCAAAAAGACAAAAGAGGTCTTCTTGTCTAATTGATTGGTGATTGGGTGTGTTTCAAAGACCAAACATATGTTTTGATGAGGGTTTTGCTGTGTAAGATCCAGTGCCCTTCTTTCTTCTGCTTCTGCAAGCCTTCTCCTCACATCTACGCGGCATCAGGCTCGCTTAAAGTAGAGAACACGCCTCCTCAAGTGTCTTCTCCTTCCATCACTAATACGGTTGTTGATGACAATGATTATGATGATGATCATTATGTTGATGCACATGCCGCAGAATGTGTTGATGGAGATCATGCTATAGAGGAAAAGGAAGAAGCTTGTGCTGTAGAGGAGAAGAAACAAGAAGGTGAGATCTTGAAAAGCAGTCTGAAGAAGGCGGTTTTGGATTCACCAAGGGAGAAGAAGAAGAAGAAGAAGGTACAGTGGGTGGATTTGATGGGGAAAGAACTTGCTGAGATCCGTGAGTTCGAGTCTAGGTTTGTCTTGATTTAAAAATTGAATCTTTAAATCAGTTGCATTTGTTTGATTACTCTTTTTCTTTGCAGTGAAGAAGATGATGTCAGATATGATGGAGATCAGAGCTGTGTTTGCGTTATTCTGTGATCAACTCAGTTTAGTTTTTTTTTTTACTCGGAGATAAGGCAATGGTGAAAGGTGAAGAAGCTTGCTGGAGATTAATGTTGATCCCTGTTGGTTTTGTGGCCTTGGCTATGGAGTCCATATACATTGAAGTAGTAGTACATATAGTAGAATCTACATTTGCTTGTCTGAGGTTATATGAAGTTTCTATATATAACACGGCAGCATTTTGGTATGGTTTTAGGATTGTGGAAAGAATTGCTTTCTGTTACAATTGTTTCTTTGACCAGTTAGTGAATCTCTTTCTCATTCAGATTCAAATGTTGAATCTAGTTATATGCACTGTTCCGAGTTCGTCAGCATTTTAGCATATGGTTGTCTTGATCATGTAATGTATAACTTAGACCATATTCAACTACAACTGCTTAACTTATGGTCTTATTATCACATATAGAAATCCCTTGTCACTGGATCCATAAACCATCTCCTTCCTAAGGCAGAGCCGCCTTCCTCTTGGCCACAATACTGTTTTTGAGAAAAAATCCAAGCTTTGTAGACTCTCTAGATCTCTAATACTGAATATGTTTCAGGTAAGGCTAGTGTATATTGGTTGAACACATTATTCTCTGGTTCAAATGTCACTACACTTGCACATAAATTTTATTTGCAAGCTAAAGTAATCCGGTGAGCTACTCTCGTTTAGGAATGTTCATCTACCACACTCCTCTTTAAGAGCAAACCCGGTTGTTCTATCTCAGTATCCATATCCTGAAACATTCAGACATGGTTCTGAGTAATGAGAGCTTTTCATAGTCTTGCTTGGGACGTTGGTTCTGAGTAATGAGACTCTCATGAAGAGGCCCAATTTGAGAGCATGCATTGTTGATTTGTTGTGACATTAGAAGGCCACTAATAAATAATAATCCATAACTTAGTAAAATAGGCCCAATTGTGATAGCCTTTAAAATCTTCAGAATTGGCCCATTAACTTCGAGTTAAAAGGTAAATGTTTTATTTCTACAATTGTATGTTATCGGTTACTCGGTAACGTCCTCTCTGACAAATCTTTATATACAAAGTTGAGTTTGATTTCCTCCCAGACTGTCCACGTGGGCGGACACGTCACTAATTCGAGTCCAATACATATCCATGTCCAAAACGCGACGTTTCACTAATTTGGAGTTCGAGATCGTATAGGCATTTGGTATAACTCATAAACATGCGAAAATATTATCATGTGGGTTTTAGATCAAATAAAATAATACTTTTAGCAGTATACTTTTAAATTTTAGTAAATAAATAATGTTGTGTTCTTCGTCTTATGAATACATCATAAAAACAACTCTTATAATATTGTTGATATTCAATCCGATCATACCGGTATGACAAATTAATGTAAATCAACAGAACCGAGTACAATGATTTTAATTGGATTTACATGTGTCGAAAATACAATAAAATGTTTTATTTATTTTAATGTGTAAAATAGTCCGTAAAAACCAAAAACTAGATGAACTAATAGGTTTATAGTATATTAGTGAACACACATATAAAATTTATAATATTATATATTGAATGCAAAATTGAATTTACTAATTTGATATACATATACTGAGCATTTAACATATGAATAATGTTTTAGCAAAAAAAAAACTTAGGAATAATTATTTGCTTTACCTATTTACATCAATTTATTTTTCAAGGTCCATGATTTCATGATAAATAGTGCCCCTATAATTATTTGCTTTACCCATTTATATCAATTTATTTTTTAAAGTCCATAATTTCACGATAAATAGTG
This sequence is a window from Brassica oleracea var. oleracea cultivar TO1000 chromosome C1, BOL, whole genome shotgun sequence. Protein-coding genes within it:
- the LOC106344693 gene encoding uncharacterized protein LOC106344693, with the translated sequence MRVLLCKIQCPSFFCFCKPSPHIYAASGSLKVENTPPQVSSPSITNTVVDDNDYDDDHYVDAHAAECVDGDHAIEEKEEACAVEEKKQEGEILKSSLKKAVLDSPREKKKKKKVQWVDLMGKELAEIREFESSEEDDVRYDGDQSCVCVIL